Proteins co-encoded in one Flavivirga eckloniae genomic window:
- a CDS encoding tagaturonate reductase yields MKPKNQQPKTKNQQPTTNNKKPTTSNQKPTKTTQVMNTLNRNTTKVNTYTERIIQFGEGNFLRAFANWMIHEMNKKANFDAGVVAIQPIDQGLIKMLNDQDGLYTLYLNGIKNGQAISEHEIIDCIQRGINPYENYNDYLANAENPDLRFVISNTTEAGIAYNANDKLDDAPQSSFPGKLTALLYKRFQAFGGASDKGLIVIPCELIDKNGENLKKIILQYASDWNLGDGFVEWINEDNIFCNTLVDRIVPGYPKDKMDAITNELGYKDNLVVEGEQFHLWVIEGPASVKEEIPAEVCGLNIVFTDNMEPYRTRKVRILNGAHTTLVPVGYLYGIDKVRESLEDNVVGGYLKDTIFNEICPTLDLSKEELEQFSNDVLDRFRNPYLEHALLSISLNSTSKYKTRVLPSVLEYIKRKNELPNRLLFSLAALIVFYKGDRNGETIPLKDDQSALDFFVSQWATDDIPAITKATLANTNFWGTDLTAFDGLQETVTKHIENIVNRGIKEALDTL; encoded by the coding sequence ATGAAACCAAAAAACCAGCAACCAAAAACAAAAAACCAACAACCAACAACCAACAACAAAAAACCAACAACCAGCAACCAAAAACCAACAAAAACCACCCAAGTAATGAATACACTAAATAGAAATACAACAAAAGTAAATACATATACAGAACGCATTATTCAATTTGGAGAAGGTAACTTTTTAAGAGCCTTTGCCAACTGGATGATTCATGAAATGAACAAAAAAGCAAATTTTGATGCCGGTGTTGTAGCCATACAGCCCATAGATCAAGGTTTAATTAAAATGTTAAACGATCAGGATGGGTTGTACACATTATACTTGAACGGTATTAAAAACGGACAGGCTATTAGCGAGCATGAAATTATTGATTGCATTCAAAGAGGTATTAACCCTTATGAAAACTATAATGATTATTTAGCAAATGCTGAAAACCCGGATTTGCGTTTTGTAATTTCCAATACTACAGAAGCCGGAATTGCTTATAATGCTAATGACAAGTTAGATGATGCACCACAATCCAGTTTCCCTGGAAAATTAACAGCTTTACTATACAAAAGATTCCAAGCTTTTGGAGGTGCTTCAGATAAAGGACTTATTGTGATTCCTTGTGAATTAATAGACAAAAACGGGGAAAACCTAAAGAAAATCATTTTGCAATATGCTTCCGACTGGAATTTAGGCGATGGCTTTGTAGAATGGATTAATGAAGACAATATTTTCTGCAACACCTTAGTAGATAGGATTGTTCCCGGTTATCCTAAAGATAAAATGGACGCCATCACTAATGAGCTAGGGTACAAAGACAATCTGGTAGTTGAAGGCGAACAATTTCACTTATGGGTTATCGAAGGCCCAGCATCTGTGAAAGAAGAAATCCCTGCCGAAGTTTGCGGATTAAATATTGTGTTTACAGACAATATGGAGCCTTACAGAACCCGTAAAGTAAGAATCTTAAATGGTGCACATACTACGTTGGTTCCTGTGGGGTATTTGTACGGTATTGATAAAGTACGTGAATCGTTAGAAGACAACGTTGTTGGTGGTTACCTGAAAGACACTATTTTTAATGAAATATGTCCGACTTTAGACCTTTCTAAAGAAGAACTGGAGCAATTTTCTAACGATGTATTAGATCGTTTTAGAAATCCTTATTTAGAGCATGCATTGCTTAGTATTTCATTGAATTCAACTTCAAAATACAAAACAAGGGTGTTGCCTTCTGTATTAGAATACATCAAAAGAAAAAATGAGTTACCAAATAGGTTGCTGTTTTCTTTAGCTGCTTTAATTGTTTTTTATAAAGGAGACAGAAATGGAGAAACCATCCCGTTAAAAGATGATCAATCTGCACTAGATTTCTTTGTATCACAATGGGCTACTGATGATATTCCAGCTATAACAAAAGCAACATTAGCCAATACAAACTTCTGGGGAACAGATTTAACTGCTTTTGATGGCCTACAGGAAACAGTAACAAAGCATATAGAGAATATTGTGAATAGGGGAATTAAGGAAGCACTGGATACTCTATAA
- a CDS encoding UxaA family hydrolase codes for MSKNYVQIDPKDNIIVAITPLEKGTVATIQGIDITLKEDIKQKHKFALNDFAMGDEIFMYGVLIGKAIEPIQAGCAITIENVKHASAEFQDSKEKFTWSAPDISNFKGKTFNGYHRKDGKVGTGNYWLVIPLTFCENRNVDVLEGALSEKLGYETKKDFAVDTDALINQYKAGASKDAILNTPIITTKEEMTKNRTFPNVDGIKFLKHDGGCGGIRQDSETLCKLLAGYITNPNVAGATIFSLGCQNAQIEMLQNALDAIDPNLDKPVHYLEQQKSESERKLIEEAVKHTFLGLIEANKITRQPAPLSKLVLGLECGGSDGFSGISANPALGYASDLLVALGGSPVLSEFPELNGVEQEIINRCETEEDSKKFYDLMRAYSAAAVAVGSGFENNPSPGNIKDGLITDAMKSAGAAKKGGTSPVTQVLDYTEQVTKPGLNLLCTPGNDVESTTGLVGSGCNIVVFTTGLGTPTGNPVAPVLKMSSNTHLYERMNDIIDINAGTVISGEDTIESMGEKILDHIIKVASGEVASKAVLHGNNDFIPWKRGVSL; via the coding sequence ATGTCTAAGAATTACGTTCAGATAGACCCAAAAGACAATATTATTGTAGCCATCACACCTCTTGAAAAAGGTACAGTAGCCACAATACAGGGTATCGATATCACCTTAAAGGAAGATATAAAACAAAAGCACAAGTTTGCTTTAAATGATTTTGCTATGGGTGATGAAATTTTCATGTATGGCGTTCTAATTGGCAAAGCCATAGAACCTATCCAGGCAGGATGTGCCATTACTATTGAAAATGTAAAACATGCCTCTGCAGAATTTCAGGATTCAAAAGAAAAATTTACCTGGTCGGCACCCGATATTTCTAACTTTAAAGGCAAAACATTTAATGGTTACCATAGAAAAGATGGAAAAGTAGGCACAGGAAACTATTGGCTCGTAATTCCGTTAACCTTTTGCGAAAACAGAAACGTTGATGTTTTAGAAGGTGCACTTTCTGAAAAACTAGGATACGAAACAAAAAAAGATTTCGCGGTAGATACCGATGCTTTAATCAATCAATACAAAGCAGGTGCTTCGAAAGACGCTATTTTAAATACGCCTATCATTACTACAAAGGAAGAAATGACCAAAAACAGGACCTTCCCTAATGTTGATGGTATTAAATTTCTAAAACATGATGGCGGTTGTGGTGGTATTCGTCAGGATTCTGAAACCTTGTGCAAACTATTAGCAGGGTACATTACAAACCCAAACGTAGCAGGAGCTACCATTTTTAGTTTAGGTTGCCAGAATGCACAAATAGAAATGCTTCAAAACGCTTTAGATGCTATCGATCCTAATCTGGATAAACCTGTTCACTATTTAGAACAGCAAAAAAGCGAAAGCGAACGAAAATTAATAGAAGAAGCTGTTAAACATACCTTTTTAGGATTAATTGAAGCCAATAAAATTACCAGACAACCTGCTCCATTAAGCAAATTAGTATTAGGGTTAGAATGTGGTGGTTCTGATGGATTTTCAGGAATTTCTGCAAATCCGGCTTTAGGTTATGCCTCCGATTTATTGGTGGCATTGGGAGGAAGCCCTGTATTATCTGAATTTCCAGAACTTAACGGTGTAGAACAGGAAATTATAAACCGTTGTGAAACTGAAGAAGACTCTAAGAAGTTTTACGATTTAATGCGCGCTTATTCTGCAGCAGCAGTAGCCGTTGGATCTGGATTTGAGAACAATCCTTCTCCAGGAAACATAAAAGATGGCTTAATTACCGATGCTATGAAATCTGCAGGAGCTGCTAAAAAAGGAGGTACTTCTCCAGTTACTCAGGTTTTAGATTATACAGAGCAAGTAACAAAACCAGGCTTAAACCTATTATGTACACCCGGTAATGATGTAGAGTCTACCACGGGGTTAGTTGGGTCTGGATGTAATATCGTAGTATTTACAACAGGTTTAGGTACACCTACCGGAAATCCCGTAGCACCTGTTTTAAAAATGTCTAGTAATACACATTTGTACGAAAGAATGAATGACATTATCGATATTAATGCAGGAACGGTAATTAGTGGCGAAGATACCATTGAGTCTATGGGTGAAAAAATTCTAGATCACATTATAAAAGTAGCTAGTGGTGAAGTAGCTTCAAAAGCAGTACTTCATGGTAACAACGATTTTATCCCTTGGAAAAGAGGGGTTTCTCTATAA
- a CDS encoding zinc-binding alcohol dehydrogenase family protein codes for MKYIVCEKPGEFLLKEKEAPVRKENEALLQINKVGICGTDLHAYAGNQAFFTYPRILGHELASEVLEIGENPQGIKAGDKVVIMPYVSCGECIACRNGKTNCCTNITVLGVHGDGGMQEQITVPTNILLPANNLSNDEMAIVEPLAIGAHAIRRAAIKKDEIVVVVGCGPIGIGIMKLAQIAGAKVIALDLNDDRLQYAKDKIGVDYTVNVGNDPVKQISEITNGDMATAVFDASGHKGALEAGPDYMAHGGRFVLVGLSKGELTYTHPAVHAKEMTLMCSRNATTEDFEHVISVLDQFPTDSFITHNVPFTEMIENFDSWLDPATGVIKATVNFN; via the coding sequence ATGAAATACATTGTTTGCGAAAAGCCAGGAGAATTTCTTTTAAAAGAAAAAGAAGCTCCAGTTAGAAAAGAAAATGAAGCTTTATTACAAATAAATAAAGTGGGTATCTGTGGAACAGATTTACATGCTTACGCTGGGAATCAAGCTTTTTTCACTTACCCAAGGATTTTAGGGCACGAATTGGCTTCCGAAGTTTTAGAAATAGGAGAAAATCCTCAAGGCATAAAAGCCGGAGATAAAGTCGTTATAATGCCATATGTAAGCTGCGGAGAATGTATTGCTTGTAGAAACGGTAAAACAAACTGTTGTACTAACATTACCGTACTTGGTGTACATGGAGATGGTGGTATGCAAGAACAAATAACTGTACCAACAAACATTTTATTACCTGCCAATAACCTGTCTAACGACGAGATGGCCATTGTAGAGCCTTTAGCTATTGGCGCACATGCCATTAGGAGAGCAGCCATTAAAAAGGATGAGATTGTAGTAGTTGTTGGCTGTGGACCTATTGGGATAGGCATCATGAAACTAGCGCAAATAGCAGGAGCTAAAGTGATTGCATTAGATCTAAACGATGATCGTTTACAATACGCAAAAGACAAAATTGGTGTTGATTACACCGTAAATGTTGGTAACGATCCTGTAAAACAAATTTCAGAAATTACTAATGGCGATATGGCTACTGCTGTATTTGATGCATCTGGTCATAAAGGTGCTTTAGAAGCAGGTCCAGATTATATGGCTCATGGCGGTAGATTTGTATTGGTAGGACTATCTAAAGGAGAGCTAACCTATACACACCCTGCTGTTCATGCCAAGGAAATGACATTAATGTGCAGTAGAAATGCAACAACAGAAGATTTTGAACATGTAATAAGTGTATTGGATCAGTTCCCAACTGACTCTTTTATTACACACAATGTTCCATTTACAGAAATGATAGAAAATTTTGATAGTTGGTTAGACCCAGCAACTGGAGTAATTAAAGCTACAGTAAATTTTAATTAA
- a CDS encoding AraC family transcriptional regulator, with the protein MKLHFIDRSDLSNNTFSVTHHSYPYFLKIWHHHRELELVLSIKSKGTRFVGDSILKFDEGDLVLIGKDLPHMWLNDDEYFEASSNLKAEAVAIHFKQDFLGNDFFKINEMKPILDMLERSKYGIKFLNISPELEQKIKTISTLSGVKRIISFIDVLNDLAQSETYELLASKGFVNSFNKGSHKNLDKAYEYIFNNFKEQISLVDVAKIACMNPSSFSRLFKKVNGKSFTEYLNEVRIGFACKLLMERDKNISKVCYESGFNNISNFNRRFKALMQMSPKVYVEHYRKVGVVG; encoded by the coding sequence ATGAAACTTCATTTTATAGATAGAAGTGATTTAAGCAATAATACGTTTAGTGTTACGCACCATAGCTATCCCTATTTTTTAAAAATCTGGCACCATCATAGAGAATTAGAACTGGTTTTGTCTATAAAAAGTAAGGGTACTCGATTTGTTGGCGATAGCATTCTTAAATTTGACGAAGGTGATTTAGTACTTATAGGCAAGGATTTGCCGCATATGTGGTTAAACGATGATGAGTATTTTGAGGCATCGTCTAATTTAAAGGCAGAGGCGGTTGCCATTCATTTTAAGCAAGATTTTTTGGGGAACGATTTTTTTAAAATCAATGAAATGAAACCAATTTTGGATATGTTGGAGAGATCTAAATATGGTATTAAATTTTTGAATATTAGCCCAGAACTAGAGCAAAAAATTAAAACAATTTCTACGCTTAGCGGGGTTAAAAGAATTATTAGTTTTATTGATGTTTTAAATGATTTGGCGCAGAGCGAAACCTATGAGCTACTGGCAAGCAAAGGGTTTGTGAATTCTTTTAACAAAGGAAGCCATAAGAATTTAGACAAGGCTTACGAGTATATATTTAATAACTTTAAGGAGCAGATAAGCCTTGTAGATGTTGCCAAAATAGCCTGTATGAATCCATCGTCGTTTAGCAGATTGTTTAAAAAAGTAAATGGGAAATCGTTTACAGAGTATTTAAACGAGGTTAGAATAGGGTTTGCTTGTAAGCTTTTAATGGAACGGGATAAGAACATTTCTAAAGTGTGTTATGAATCTGGTTTTAATAATATTTCTAATTTTAATAGGAGGTTTAAGGCGCTTATGCAAATGTCTCCTAAGGTTTATGTGGAGCATTATAGGAAGGTGGGGGTTGTTGGTTAG
- a CDS encoding dihydrofolate reductase family protein produces the protein MRKLKLQMQVSLDGFNSTGPNDEQKWVTWAWDEIKEYVLELADSADTEIIGRKLAADYIPYWFDTLTKPDDPMYQLSKIKARQKKVIFTNTLEKSEWENTVLAKGNLKNEIKKLKNESDKDIIVYGGSSFVSALVKENLIDEFHLFVNPIALGKGIPIFNELESWQQLRLRKSIACGSGIVIQHYDLIE, from the coding sequence ATGAGAAAGTTAAAATTACAAATGCAAGTTTCCTTGGATGGGTTTAATTCAACAGGTCCGAATGACGAGCAAAAATGGGTGACATGGGCCTGGGATGAAATCAAAGAATATGTCTTGGAATTAGCGGACTCTGCTGATACTGAAATTATAGGCAGAAAGCTAGCAGCTGATTATATACCATATTGGTTTGATACTTTGACAAAACCAGATGACCCGATGTATCAATTATCAAAAATTAAAGCTCGCCAAAAGAAAGTCATTTTCACCAATACCCTTGAGAAATCTGAGTGGGAAAATACGGTACTTGCTAAAGGAAACCTGAAGAACGAAATAAAGAAATTAAAGAATGAAAGTGATAAAGATATTATTGTTTATGGAGGTAGCTCATTTGTTTCTGCTTTAGTAAAAGAAAACTTAATAGACGAATTTCATCTATTTGTTAATCCTATTGCATTAGGGAAAGGCATACCAATTTTTAATGAATTAGAGAGTTGGCAACAGCTGAGGTTACGGAAGTCAATTGCTTGTGGTAGCGGGATTGTAATTCAACACTATGACCTTATAGAATAA
- a CDS encoding serine hydrolase domain-containing protein, with product MKLILQLFLITCLIGKSYAQEENNKSVFNKVDTYLESTIDSLNIIGLNYAILVNNKLAHKKSFGLAQAQLKVPMTLDKSFPVASISKLLSSVALHKLLNIYDRDVSETVEDFLSNRDDLPESWRKLTLQQLLSHTSGIPDQIDYQIFLAPDSEKSVIDAIKDKPFSSKPGTESKYNATGFLLIRAIIEQLANRDFESYMQEQYFDKFGLSSAKYGGFKQVIPNRVTCYQNINGELEMFPLNYSSPMYAGAGLNITIGDLIKWFQTIQKEKILTKEQLEKIWTPVKLNNGKESYFGLGWESYRLQDNYRMVGHGGAGISSFRHYWNEQTNQNVTVILLTNGALNWTIRPNQINLQIASMILDDE from the coding sequence ATGAAACTAATTTTACAACTATTTCTAATCACTTGTTTGATAGGGAAATCTTATGCTCAAGAAGAAAATAATAAAAGTGTTTTTAATAAAGTCGATACTTATTTAGAAAGTACCATTGATAGCCTAAATATTATTGGGTTAAACTATGCGATTCTGGTTAACAACAAATTAGCACACAAAAAATCATTCGGATTAGCACAGGCTCAACTTAAAGTACCAATGACTTTAGACAAGTCTTTTCCTGTTGCTTCAATATCCAAATTATTGAGCTCAGTTGCACTTCATAAATTATTAAACATTTATGACAGGGATGTAAGTGAAACTGTAGAAGATTTTCTTTCAAATAGAGATGATTTACCAGAATCTTGGAGAAAATTAACTCTCCAACAATTACTCTCCCATACTTCTGGCATTCCGGATCAAATAGATTATCAAATTTTTTTAGCCCCCGATAGTGAAAAATCTGTTATTGATGCTATAAAAGATAAGCCATTTAGTTCTAAACCAGGAACTGAATCAAAGTATAACGCAACAGGGTTTTTATTGATTCGTGCTATAATCGAACAATTGGCTAATCGAGATTTTGAATCGTATATGCAAGAGCAATATTTTGACAAATTTGGATTAAGCTCGGCGAAATACGGAGGATTTAAGCAAGTTATTCCCAACAGGGTAACTTGTTATCAAAATATTAATGGTGAACTGGAAATGTTTCCATTAAACTATTCTTCACCAATGTATGCCGGAGCTGGCCTGAATATCACTATAGGTGATTTGATAAAGTGGTTTCAAACCATCCAAAAAGAAAAAATCCTAACAAAAGAGCAACTCGAAAAAATTTGGACACCTGTAAAATTAAATAATGGGAAAGAGAGCTATTTTGGATTAGGATGGGAATCATATAGACTCCAAGATAATTACAGGATGGTTGGACACGGAGGAGCTGGAATTTCCTCTTTTAGACATTATTGGAATGAACAAACCAATCAAAATGTTACAGTGATTTTGTTGACTAATGGTGCTTTAAACTGGACAATCAGACCAAACCAGATTAATTTACAAATTGCAAGTATGATACTTGATGATGAATAA